In Microcaecilia unicolor chromosome 1, aMicUni1.1, whole genome shotgun sequence, the following are encoded in one genomic region:
- the LOC115462289 gene encoding LOW QUALITY PROTEIN: uncharacterized protein LOC115462289 (The sequence of the model RefSeq protein was modified relative to this genomic sequence to represent the inferred CDS: deleted 1 base in 1 codon), with translation MNRSPAYLLPQDCLLSADSTLMQPWRCSDSDGYSSLSPASSTDSYSLSPPYPFYPSSPGTYYNLFGAQAQNVGPKQRAKQSFIQQSRRGRSRMACSQRQSASEREKLRMRDLSKALHNLRNYLPPSLVPAGQNLTKIETLRLTIRYISHLSDLLGLSKETLTQRKEAEVRKCDTCPEGLGCCQEKLHRLCPKAALRLEKSFQDSELCQSSPCCPYMFTKIRDFPLGPGEQALGAESESRSLHCSEVRLPPVQQGTEVILPASCSLQKHTADQRTSQLTPEESPLSSPVSIDLGFFQVQQ, from the exons ATGAATCGCTCCCCAGCCTACCTCCTGCCCCAAGACTGCCTGCTGTCTGCAGACTctaccctgatgcagccctggAGATGTTCCGATTCTGATGGATACAGCAGCCTCTCTCCAGCATCTTCCACTGACTCCTACAGCCTCTCCCCTCCATATCCTTTCTACCCATCCTCTCCAGGGACTTACTACAATTTGTTCGGAGCTCAGGCCCAGAACGTAGGTCCAAAACAGAGAGCTAAGCAATCTTTCATCCAGCAGAGCAGAAGAGGCAGGAGCAGAATGGCCTGCAGCCAGAGACAGAGCGCCAGCGAAAGGGAGAAGCTGAGGATGAGAGACCTCTCCAAAGCTCTGCACAATCTGAGAAACTACCTCCCACCCTCACTGGTGCCAGCAGGTCAGAACCTCACAAAGATCGAAACCTTGAGGTTGACCATCCGCTACATCTCCCACCTGTCAGACCTGCTGGGGCTCAGCAAGGAAACCCTGACCCAGAGAAAGGAAGCC GAGGTCCGAAAATGTGACACCTGTCCAGAGGGCCTGGGTTGCTGTCAGGAGAAATTGCACAGGCTTTGCCCCAAAGCTGCACTGCGGCTGGAAAAGTCATTTCAGGACTCAGAACTCTGCCAGTCCTCTCCATGCTGTCCTTACATGTTTACCAAAATAAGAGACTTTCCCCTGGGGCCTGGAGAGCAAGCCCTAGGCGCTGAGTCTGAATCCAGGTCTCTTCACTGCTCAGAGGTGAGACTCCCTCCAGTGCAGCAAGGTACCGAAGTCATTCTTCCAGCTTCCTGCAGCCTCCAGAAACACACAGCAGACCAAAGAACTTCACAGCTCACCCCAGAAGAATCTCCCTTGTCTTCACCGGTATCCATAGATCTGGGATTTTTTCAGGTACAGCAATGA